In the Egibacteraceae bacterium genome, GGTCGACGGTAGCCAAAGACGGTGCACTATCCCCGCAGGCCACGGGGGGGATGCGCGCGCCGCGCCGGGGGTAGATGATGGCGGCACGCGCCCCGCATGCTTCCCCACCAGGGGCGCGGAGGGAGATCGAGATGCCGCGGACACTGTGGAAGGGCTCGCTGTCGTTCGGGCTCGTGACCGTGCCGGTGGCCCTGTACGCAGCCACCGACGACAGGTCCCCGTCGTTCAACCAGCTGCGGGCCAGCGACCACAGCCGCATCGGCTACCAGCGGGTCGCCAAGGCCGACGGCGCCGAGGTCGACTACGACGACATCGTCAAGGGCTACGAGTACGAGCGCGACCGCTACGTGGTCTTCACCAAGGAGGAGCTCGACGCGCTGAAGCCGGCGTCGAGCCGTACGGTCGAGATCATGCAGTTCGTCCCTCGCGAGCAGATCGACCCGCTGTACTTCCAGCGCTCGTACTACCTCGCGCCGGAGCCGTCGGGCGCGAAGGCCTACGGGCTTCTCGCCAAGGCCATGAAGGACCAGGACACCGTCGCCGTGTGCAAGATCACCCTGCGCGACAAGGA is a window encoding:
- a CDS encoding Ku protein, with product MPRTLWKGSLSFGLVTVPVALYAATDDRSPSFNQLRASDHSRIGYQRVAKADGAEVDYDDIVKGYEYERDRYVVFTKEELDALKPASSRTVEIMQFVPREQIDPLYFQRSYYLAPEPSGAKAYGLLAKAMKDQDTVAVCKITLRDKEHLATLRLRDDVFVLETMYWPDEIREFSLDEVGIDELPEPRKQEVQMAQSLIENLTEDFDPTAYTDEYRAKVEEAVAAKVEGQEVTVVEEQAEPTGVVDLMEALKQSVEESKSRKKSKAS